The following coding sequences lie in one Phragmites australis chromosome 8, lpPhrAust1.1, whole genome shotgun sequence genomic window:
- the LOC133925871 gene encoding uncharacterized GPI-anchored protein At4g28100-like, translated as MPSLHHYATVTVLLAITTRLLLLTAASTAMPDPASLGPSLLFPSAGASPAQPAAVASTIPAFPEQSEAAATSVCQLSPSPPLLPAILASCNAGGGALPPRLQCCPALAAWLYAAYAPTVLSGRGVGGAGHSVASAAEAAAVVDLPVLPDDAEECAGAADRALRAAGASLPQPQGNSGTSASNGTAACDVAFCYCGVRLRQPACAEPAGRAARRLERDCAQPGLAGCSRCLRALNKLGANAGGKNNATSPAKAKQQGRDCQLMGLTWLLQRNATRNRAAATAVIQALMAADEAGAGHPATCSLPVDELPVAVRSTQINGAASYPAVGWLLLVLLGASVGFLSQCF; from the exons ATGCCTAGCCTCCACCACTACGCCACAGTGACAGTGCTGCTCGCCATCACCACCCGCCTCCTGCTGCTCACCGCGGCGTCGACGGCAATGCCGGACCCGGCGTCGCTCGGGCCGTCGCTGCTCTTCCCGTCGGCAGGCGCCTCGCCTGCGCAGCCCGCCGCCGTGGCGTCCACCATCCCGGCATTCCCGGAGCAGTCCgaggccgccgccacctccgtcTGCCAGCTTTCCCCCTCGCCTCCGCTCCTCCCCGCCATCCTCGCATCTTGCAACGCCGGCGGGGGCGCGCTCCCGCCGCGGCTGCAATGCTGCCCAGCGCTCGCCGCTTGGCTGTACGCGGCGTACGCGCCCACGGTGCTCTCGGGCCGCGGCGTCGGAGGCGCGGGTCATTCGGTGGcctcggcggcggaggccgcCGCCGTGGTTGACCTGCCGGTGCTCCCGGACGACGCGGAGGAGTGCGCGGGGGCGGCGGACCGCGCGCTACGTGCGGCGGGGGCGTCGCTTCCGCAGCCTCAAGGCAACAGTGGCACCAGCGCGAGCAACGGGACGGCGGCGTGTGACGTGGCGTTCTGCTACTGCGGGGTGAGGCTGCGGCAGCCGGCGTGCGCGGAGCCCGCGGGCAGGGCGGCTAGGAGGCTGGAGAGGGACTGCGCGCAGCCGGGGCTCGCCGGCTGCTCCAGGTGCCTCCGGGCGCTCAACAAG CTGGGCGCCAACGCCGGCGGGAAGAACAACGCCACGTCGCCGGCGAAGGCGAAGCAGCAGGGGCGTGACTGCCAGCTCATGGGGCTCACGTGGCTGCTGCAGCGGAACGCCACGCGGAACCGCGCCGCGGCCACGGCGGTGATCCAGGCACTGATGGCGGCCGACGAGGCCGGCGCAGGCCACCCCGCCACCTGCTCGCTCCCCGTCGACGAACTTCCTGTTGCCGTCCGCTCGACGCAGATCAATGGCGCCGCCTCCTACCCCGCCGTTGGCTGGCTCCTTCTCGTCCTGCTTGGCGCTTCAGTTGGCTTCTTGTCGCAATGCTTCTGA